The Gammaproteobacteria bacterium DNA window AAGGGCAAGAGGGTGATCAACGCCCTCGCCTTGTAGCACGGAACGCAAACCCGTTGTTAAGCTTTCCACCGGGATACTGCTTCTTGAATCAGTAATTAACATCACACGACTGGTTTTAGGGCCTACCATAATGACCTGACCTAAAACACCATGAGCATCTAAAACCGCCTGACCAGTATACACACCATCTTGACTGCCTTTATCCAAGACCCACTCATCGGAGCGAGCATCTGCAGCAACGAATAACACTTCAGCCACTTTAACAGTAATCTGTAATTCTTCTGAAGCATGTAATAATGCACGCAATTGCCGATTTTCATTCTCTAGATCAAAAAAACGCTGTTGGTGTAATTTCAATAGAATAATCTGTGTCTTAAGCGCCTGATTTTCTTTTAACAAACTTTCTTGCGAAGTAAACGCCGTAAGCGTTTTATGAAATAGCCTGTTTGGGAAATTAACCGTATATTGCAAAGGCGATACAGCACCTTGCAACCAATAACGAATATTTTTTGCTAAATATCCTCGCGAATCTAGCAAAAGAAGAGCAATCGATAGAAAAACAAGAATAAAAACTCGTTGTGTTATCGATGGTCGTTTACTAAATATGGCTCTGATGTTTTTGTCCTCGATTTTTTGGGCAACTCAAGAAAATTACGGGCAGGCACAAGGCACAGCCC harbors:
- the mreC gene encoding rod shape-determining protein MreC, whose amino-acid sequence is MEDKNIRAIFSKRPSITQRVFILVFLSIALLLLDSRGYLAKNIRYWLQGAVSPLQYTVNFPNRLFHKTLTAFTSQESLLKENQALKTQIILLKLHQQRFFDLENENRQLRALLHASEELQITVKVAEVLFVAADARSDEWVLDKGSQDGVYTGQAVLDAHGVLGQVIMVGPKTSRVMLITDSRSSIPVESLTTGLRSVLQGEGVDHPLALMFIPKTEKVLSGDILVSSGAGDRFPKGYPVGKISAVVAHASDQFLSVSVVPIAKLDHERFVLLLWPQGLSAPLLQEDANV